A window from Dromaius novaehollandiae isolate bDroNov1 chromosome 1, bDroNov1.hap1, whole genome shotgun sequence encodes these proteins:
- the TUBGCP5 gene encoding gamma-tubulin complex component 5 isoform X2, giving the protein MAAPPPSPGPRSRFEQEQERDVRALVGRVTGLPEQEELGGGRFQMALNFAWSHFRFHRFLDVNSHKVERTIDGIHEKLVVHSDLGKAASWRRLTQKFLNSPLPGVEETKTDTHYSILSLLLCLSDSPSNTNYVEKPRDKEVEKEEEFDWGKYLMEGEEIYFGPGIDTPDWSEESEEEEDTQPLSREDSGIQVDRTPLEDQDPNKKTVPNVSWKVGEPDARSWLEQHVVPQYWTGRAPRFSHSLHLHSNLAAVWDHHLYASNPLYVPEERTLVTETQVIRETLWLLSGVKKLFIFQLNDGKVAVRNDIIVTHLTHNCLRSVLEQIAAYGQVVFRLQKFIDEVMGHSPENIMHATVSTPKKTTEAPFRTYQAFMWALYKYFISFKEELTEIEKCIINKDKTVTLSIVIDKLSPRLAQLKVLHKVFSTGVAEVPPDTRNVVRASHLLNTLYKAILEYDSVGEASEQTVSLLFSLWVETVRPYLQTVDEWIVHGNLFDPAKEFIIQRNKNVPVNHRDFWYATYTLYSVSEKTENEEKMSDNASASSGSDQAPSSRQHTMVSFLKPVLKQIIMAGKSMQLLKNLQCKDGSPQQAASRDAERKSLYTLFLESVQSRLRHGEESVPDIITEQQATKQSLIKMQSIAERHLELDDVHDPLLAINFARLYLEQSDFHEKFTGGDVCVDRSSESVTCQTFELTLRSCLYPHIDKQYLECCGNLMQTLKKDYRLVEYLQAMRNFFLLEAGDTMYDFYTSIFDKIREKETWQNVAFLNVQLQEAVGQRYPEDSSRLSISFENVDTAKKKLPVHTLDGLTLSYKVPWPVDIVISLECQKIYNQVFLLLLQIKWAKYSLDVLRFDELLCAAENPQVKEGTLLEQGTLPLFGPQAECIKQQIHRMFLLRVKLMHFVNSLHNYIMTRILHSTGLEFQHQVEEAKDLDQLIKIHYRYLSTIHDRCLLREKVSFVKEAIMKVLNLVLMFADRWQAGLGAWKMESIEKMESDFKNCHMFLVTILNKAVCRGSFPHLESLALSLMAGMEQS; this is encoded by the exons atggcggcgccgccgccctcgccgggACCCCGGAGCCGCTTCGAGCAGGAGCAGGAGCGCGACGTCCGCGCGCTGGTCGGCCGCGTGACCGGCCTCCCGGAGCAGGAGGAGCTCGGCGGCGGCCGGTTCCAGATGGCGCTGAATTTCGCTTGGTCCCACTTCAG GTTTCACCGGTTTCTTGATGTGAACAGTCACAAAGTAGAGAGGACAATAGATGG AATACATGAAAAATTGGTAGTTCATTCTGACCTTGGAAAAGCTGCAAGCTGGAGAAGATTAACACAAAAATTTCTGAACTCACCACTCCCAGGTGTTGAAGAAACAAAG ACAGATACACACTATTCCATACTATCCCTTCTGTTGTGTTTATCTGATTCTCCATCCAACACCAACTATGTGGAAAAACCAAGAGACAAAGAAGTGG aaaaggaagaagaatttgATTGGGGAAAGTATTTGATGGAAGGAGAAGAAATTTACTTCGGCCCTGGCATAGATACACCA GATTGGTCTGAAGAaagtgaagaagaggaagacacTCAGCCTTTGAGCAGGGAGGACTCAGGTATCCAAGTAGACAGGACACCTTTAGAAGACCAAGATCCAAACAAGAAAACAGTACCTAATGTTTCCTGGAAAG TCGGTGAACCTGATGCCCGCAGTTGGCTGGAACAGCATGTAGTTCCTCAGTACTGGACAGGGAGAGCTCCTCGCTTTTCACATAGTCTGCACCTGCATTCCAACCTAGCTGCAGTCTG ggacCACCACTTGTACGCCAGTAATCCTTTATATGTGCCGGAAGAAAGAACGCTAGTCACGGAAACTCAGGTTATACGGGAAACTCTTTG gTTACTGTCAGGAGTGAAAAAACTTTTTATATTTCAACTGAATGATGGAAAAGTGGCTGTGCGGAATGATATTATTGTAACTCATTTAACCCAT aattgcCTAAGATCTGTTTTGGAGCAGATAGCAGCATATGGTCAAGTTGTATTTAGACTACAGAAGTTTATTGATGAAGTGATGGGACACAGCCCAGAAAACATAATGCATGCAACTGTTTCTACTCCAAAGAAAACTACTGAAGCCCCATTCAGAACCTACCAAGCTTTTATGTGGGCGTTGTACAAATATTTCATTAGCTTTAAAGAAGAACTTACTGAAATTGAAAAATGCATAATCAACAAAG aTAAAACAGTCACACTTTCTATAGTAATAGACAAGTTGTCTCCCCGACTGGCACAGCTGAAGGTACTCCACAAAGTCTTCAGCACAGGAGTAGCAGAAGTGCCACCTGACACCAGAAATGTTGTACGAGCATCTCATCTGCTTAATACTCTCTACAAAGCTATTCTTGAATATGACAGTGTTGGAGAAGCATCCGAGCAAACG gtgtcccttctgttctctctctgggTTGAAACTGTGAGGCCATATTTACAGACAGTGGATGAGTGGATAGTCCATGGTAATTTGTTTGATCCTGCAAAGGAATTTATCATTCAGAG aaacaaaaatgttccaGTTAATCACAGAGATTTTTGGTATGCTACCTACACATTATATAGTGTGTCAGAAAAGACAGAGAATGAAGAGAAGATGAGTGACAATGCCAGTGCCAGTTCTGGCAGTGATCAGGCCCCTTCAAGCAGGCAACATACTATGGTCTCTTTTCTGAAACCGGTTCTAAAGCAAATCATCATGGCTGGAAAATCCATGCAGTTGTTGAAGAATCTTCAATGCAAGGATGGttctcctcagcaagctgcatcAAGAG ATGCTGAAAGAAAGAGTTTGTATACGCTATTCTTGGAATCTGTGCAATCTCGCCTGCGGCATGGGGAAGAATCTGTTCCAGATATTATTACAGAACAACAGGCTACAAAACAGAGCCTGATAAAGATGCAGTCTATAGCAGAAAGACACTTAGAACTGGATGATGTCCATGACCCACTGCTGGCTATTAATTTTGCCAG atTATATTTGGAACAAAGTGACTTTCATGAGAAGTTTACTGGTGGGGACGTCTGTGTGGATAGATCCTCGGAATCAGTGACCTGCCAGACTTTTGAACTGACATTAAGGTCTTGCCTTTATCCTCACATAGACAAGCAATACTTGGAATGTTGTGGTAATCTAATGCAAACTTTAAAGAAGGATTATAG GCTAGTAGAATACTTGCAGGCAATGAGAAACTTTTTCTTACTTGAGGCTGGAGATACTATGTATGATTTCTATACATCCATTTTTGAcaaaattagagaaaaagaaacttgGCAGAACGTTGCTTTCTTAAATGTTCAACTTCAAGAAGCAGTTGGGCAACGCTATCCAGAGGATAGTTCAAG GTTGTCTATATCATTTGAAAATGTTGATACAGCGAAGAAGAAACTCCCTGTTCACACCTTAGATGGTCTGACATTGAGTTATAAG GTTCCTTGGCCTGTGGACATAGTTATAAGCTTAGAATGCCAAAAAATTTACAATCAAGTTTTTCTGCTCTTACTACAGATAAAGTGGGCCAAGTATAGCCTAGATGTTTTACGATTTGATG agCTACTCTGTGCTGCGGAAAACCCACAGGTTAAGGAAGGAACTTTATTAGAACAAGGAACACTTCCTCTGTTTGGACCGCAAGCAGAATGTATAAAACAACAAATACATCGCATGTTCCTCTTAAGAGTGAAACTTATGCATTTTGTTAACAGCCTGCACAACTATATCATGACAAGG ATTCTTCACAGTACAGGCTTGGAGTTTCAGCATCAGGTAGAAGAAGCCAAAGATCTAGATCAGTTGATAAAAATTCATTACAGATATCTATCTACAATCCATGATCGCTGCCTATTGAGAGAAAAG GTGAGCTTTGTGAAAGAAGCTATAATGAAAGTGTTAAATTTAGTATTGATGTTTGCAGATCGTTGGCAGGCTGGTTTGGGGGCTTGGAA GATGGAATCCATAGAGAAGATggaatctgattttaaaaactgTCACATGTTTCTTGTAACTATTCTGAACAAAGCTGTCTGTCGAGGCTCTTTTCCTCATT TGGAATCTTTAGCTTTATCACTGATGGCTGGCATGGAACAAAGTTAA
- the TUBGCP5 gene encoding gamma-tubulin complex component 5 isoform X3, producing MEGEEIYFGPGIDTPDWSEESEEEEDTQPLSREDSGIQVDRTPLEDQDPNKKTVPNVSWKVGEPDARSWLEQHVVPQYWTGRAPRFSHSLHLHSNLAAVWDHHLYASNPLYVPEERTLVTETQVIRETLWLLSGVKKLFIFQLNDGKVAVRNDIIVTHLTHNCLRSVLEQIAAYGQVVFRLQKFIDEVMGHSPENIMHATVSTPKKTTEAPFRTYQAFMWALYKYFISFKEELTEIEKCIINKDKTVTLSIVIDKLSPRLAQLKVLHKVFSTGVAEVPPDTRNVVRASHLLNTLYKAILEYDSVGEASEQTVSLLFSLWVETVRPYLQTVDEWIVHGNLFDPAKEFIIQRNKNVPVNHRDFWYATYTLYSVSEKTENEEKMSDNASASSGSDQAPSSRQHTMVSFLKPVLKQIIMAGKSMQLLKNLQCKDGSPQQAASRDAERKSLYTLFLESVQSRLRHGEESVPDIITEQQATKQSLIKMQSIAERHLELDDVHDPLLAINFARLYLEQSDFHEKFTGGDVCVDRSSESVTCQTFELTLRSCLYPHIDKQYLECCGNLMQTLKKDYRLVEYLQAMRNFFLLEAGDTMYDFYTSIFDKIREKETWQNVAFLNVQLQEAVGQRYPEDSSRLSISFENVDTAKKKLPVHTLDGLTLSYKVPWPVDIVISLECQKIYNQVFLLLLQIKWAKYSLDVLRFDELLCAAENPQVKEGTLLEQGTLPLFGPQAECIKQQIHRMFLLRVKLMHFVNSLHNYIMTRILHSTGLEFQHQVEEAKDLDQLIKIHYRYLSTIHDRCLLREKVSFVKEAIMKVLNLVLMFADRWQAGLGAWKMESIEKMESDFKNCHMFLVTILNKAVCRGSFPHLESLALSLMAGMEQS from the exons ATGGAAGGAGAAGAAATTTACTTCGGCCCTGGCATAGATACACCA GATTGGTCTGAAGAaagtgaagaagaggaagacacTCAGCCTTTGAGCAGGGAGGACTCAGGTATCCAAGTAGACAGGACACCTTTAGAAGACCAAGATCCAAACAAGAAAACAGTACCTAATGTTTCCTGGAAAG TCGGTGAACCTGATGCCCGCAGTTGGCTGGAACAGCATGTAGTTCCTCAGTACTGGACAGGGAGAGCTCCTCGCTTTTCACATAGTCTGCACCTGCATTCCAACCTAGCTGCAGTCTG ggacCACCACTTGTACGCCAGTAATCCTTTATATGTGCCGGAAGAAAGAACGCTAGTCACGGAAACTCAGGTTATACGGGAAACTCTTTG gTTACTGTCAGGAGTGAAAAAACTTTTTATATTTCAACTGAATGATGGAAAAGTGGCTGTGCGGAATGATATTATTGTAACTCATTTAACCCAT aattgcCTAAGATCTGTTTTGGAGCAGATAGCAGCATATGGTCAAGTTGTATTTAGACTACAGAAGTTTATTGATGAAGTGATGGGACACAGCCCAGAAAACATAATGCATGCAACTGTTTCTACTCCAAAGAAAACTACTGAAGCCCCATTCAGAACCTACCAAGCTTTTATGTGGGCGTTGTACAAATATTTCATTAGCTTTAAAGAAGAACTTACTGAAATTGAAAAATGCATAATCAACAAAG aTAAAACAGTCACACTTTCTATAGTAATAGACAAGTTGTCTCCCCGACTGGCACAGCTGAAGGTACTCCACAAAGTCTTCAGCACAGGAGTAGCAGAAGTGCCACCTGACACCAGAAATGTTGTACGAGCATCTCATCTGCTTAATACTCTCTACAAAGCTATTCTTGAATATGACAGTGTTGGAGAAGCATCCGAGCAAACG gtgtcccttctgttctctctctgggTTGAAACTGTGAGGCCATATTTACAGACAGTGGATGAGTGGATAGTCCATGGTAATTTGTTTGATCCTGCAAAGGAATTTATCATTCAGAG aaacaaaaatgttccaGTTAATCACAGAGATTTTTGGTATGCTACCTACACATTATATAGTGTGTCAGAAAAGACAGAGAATGAAGAGAAGATGAGTGACAATGCCAGTGCCAGTTCTGGCAGTGATCAGGCCCCTTCAAGCAGGCAACATACTATGGTCTCTTTTCTGAAACCGGTTCTAAAGCAAATCATCATGGCTGGAAAATCCATGCAGTTGTTGAAGAATCTTCAATGCAAGGATGGttctcctcagcaagctgcatcAAGAG ATGCTGAAAGAAAGAGTTTGTATACGCTATTCTTGGAATCTGTGCAATCTCGCCTGCGGCATGGGGAAGAATCTGTTCCAGATATTATTACAGAACAACAGGCTACAAAACAGAGCCTGATAAAGATGCAGTCTATAGCAGAAAGACACTTAGAACTGGATGATGTCCATGACCCACTGCTGGCTATTAATTTTGCCAG atTATATTTGGAACAAAGTGACTTTCATGAGAAGTTTACTGGTGGGGACGTCTGTGTGGATAGATCCTCGGAATCAGTGACCTGCCAGACTTTTGAACTGACATTAAGGTCTTGCCTTTATCCTCACATAGACAAGCAATACTTGGAATGTTGTGGTAATCTAATGCAAACTTTAAAGAAGGATTATAG GCTAGTAGAATACTTGCAGGCAATGAGAAACTTTTTCTTACTTGAGGCTGGAGATACTATGTATGATTTCTATACATCCATTTTTGAcaaaattagagaaaaagaaacttgGCAGAACGTTGCTTTCTTAAATGTTCAACTTCAAGAAGCAGTTGGGCAACGCTATCCAGAGGATAGTTCAAG GTTGTCTATATCATTTGAAAATGTTGATACAGCGAAGAAGAAACTCCCTGTTCACACCTTAGATGGTCTGACATTGAGTTATAAG GTTCCTTGGCCTGTGGACATAGTTATAAGCTTAGAATGCCAAAAAATTTACAATCAAGTTTTTCTGCTCTTACTACAGATAAAGTGGGCCAAGTATAGCCTAGATGTTTTACGATTTGATG agCTACTCTGTGCTGCGGAAAACCCACAGGTTAAGGAAGGAACTTTATTAGAACAAGGAACACTTCCTCTGTTTGGACCGCAAGCAGAATGTATAAAACAACAAATACATCGCATGTTCCTCTTAAGAGTGAAACTTATGCATTTTGTTAACAGCCTGCACAACTATATCATGACAAGG ATTCTTCACAGTACAGGCTTGGAGTTTCAGCATCAGGTAGAAGAAGCCAAAGATCTAGATCAGTTGATAAAAATTCATTACAGATATCTATCTACAATCCATGATCGCTGCCTATTGAGAGAAAAG GTGAGCTTTGTGAAAGAAGCTATAATGAAAGTGTTAAATTTAGTATTGATGTTTGCAGATCGTTGGCAGGCTGGTTTGGGGGCTTGGAA GATGGAATCCATAGAGAAGATggaatctgattttaaaaactgTCACATGTTTCTTGTAACTATTCTGAACAAAGCTGTCTGTCGAGGCTCTTTTCCTCATT TGGAATCTTTAGCTTTATCACTGATGGCTGGCATGGAACAAAGTTAA
- the TUBGCP5 gene encoding gamma-tubulin complex component 5 isoform X1, with protein MAAPPPSPGPRSRFEQEQERDVRALVGRVTGLPEQEELGGGRFQMALNFAWSHFRFHRFLDVNSHKVERTIDGIHEKLVVHSDLGKAASWRRLTQKFLNSPLPGVEETKTDTHYSILSLLLCLSDSPSNTNYVEKPRDKEVDSFLNDLCTFPRRCFECTFSPFQECEYEEVISNTTNYKKEEEFDWGKYLMEGEEIYFGPGIDTPDWSEESEEEEDTQPLSREDSGIQVDRTPLEDQDPNKKTVPNVSWKVGEPDARSWLEQHVVPQYWTGRAPRFSHSLHLHSNLAAVWDHHLYASNPLYVPEERTLVTETQVIRETLWLLSGVKKLFIFQLNDGKVAVRNDIIVTHLTHNCLRSVLEQIAAYGQVVFRLQKFIDEVMGHSPENIMHATVSTPKKTTEAPFRTYQAFMWALYKYFISFKEELTEIEKCIINKDKTVTLSIVIDKLSPRLAQLKVLHKVFSTGVAEVPPDTRNVVRASHLLNTLYKAILEYDSVGEASEQTVSLLFSLWVETVRPYLQTVDEWIVHGNLFDPAKEFIIQRNKNVPVNHRDFWYATYTLYSVSEKTENEEKMSDNASASSGSDQAPSSRQHTMVSFLKPVLKQIIMAGKSMQLLKNLQCKDGSPQQAASRDAERKSLYTLFLESVQSRLRHGEESVPDIITEQQATKQSLIKMQSIAERHLELDDVHDPLLAINFARLYLEQSDFHEKFTGGDVCVDRSSESVTCQTFELTLRSCLYPHIDKQYLECCGNLMQTLKKDYRLVEYLQAMRNFFLLEAGDTMYDFYTSIFDKIREKETWQNVAFLNVQLQEAVGQRYPEDSSRLSISFENVDTAKKKLPVHTLDGLTLSYKVPWPVDIVISLECQKIYNQVFLLLLQIKWAKYSLDVLRFDELLCAAENPQVKEGTLLEQGTLPLFGPQAECIKQQIHRMFLLRVKLMHFVNSLHNYIMTRILHSTGLEFQHQVEEAKDLDQLIKIHYRYLSTIHDRCLLREKVSFVKEAIMKVLNLVLMFADRWQAGLGAWKMESIEKMESDFKNCHMFLVTILNKAVCRGSFPHLESLALSLMAGMEQS; from the exons atggcggcgccgccgccctcgccgggACCCCGGAGCCGCTTCGAGCAGGAGCAGGAGCGCGACGTCCGCGCGCTGGTCGGCCGCGTGACCGGCCTCCCGGAGCAGGAGGAGCTCGGCGGCGGCCGGTTCCAGATGGCGCTGAATTTCGCTTGGTCCCACTTCAG GTTTCACCGGTTTCTTGATGTGAACAGTCACAAAGTAGAGAGGACAATAGATGG AATACATGAAAAATTGGTAGTTCATTCTGACCTTGGAAAAGCTGCAAGCTGGAGAAGATTAACACAAAAATTTCTGAACTCACCACTCCCAGGTGTTGAAGAAACAAAG ACAGATACACACTATTCCATACTATCCCTTCTGTTGTGTTTATCTGATTCTCCATCCAACACCAACTATGTGGAAAAACCAAGAGACAAAGAAGTGG ATTCCTTTTTGAATGATCTCTGCACATTCCCTCGGCGGTGTTTTGAATGCACTTTCAGCCCCTTCCAGGAATGTGAATATGAAGAGGTTATCTCAAACACCACTAATTACA aaaaggaagaagaatttgATTGGGGAAAGTATTTGATGGAAGGAGAAGAAATTTACTTCGGCCCTGGCATAGATACACCA GATTGGTCTGAAGAaagtgaagaagaggaagacacTCAGCCTTTGAGCAGGGAGGACTCAGGTATCCAAGTAGACAGGACACCTTTAGAAGACCAAGATCCAAACAAGAAAACAGTACCTAATGTTTCCTGGAAAG TCGGTGAACCTGATGCCCGCAGTTGGCTGGAACAGCATGTAGTTCCTCAGTACTGGACAGGGAGAGCTCCTCGCTTTTCACATAGTCTGCACCTGCATTCCAACCTAGCTGCAGTCTG ggacCACCACTTGTACGCCAGTAATCCTTTATATGTGCCGGAAGAAAGAACGCTAGTCACGGAAACTCAGGTTATACGGGAAACTCTTTG gTTACTGTCAGGAGTGAAAAAACTTTTTATATTTCAACTGAATGATGGAAAAGTGGCTGTGCGGAATGATATTATTGTAACTCATTTAACCCAT aattgcCTAAGATCTGTTTTGGAGCAGATAGCAGCATATGGTCAAGTTGTATTTAGACTACAGAAGTTTATTGATGAAGTGATGGGACACAGCCCAGAAAACATAATGCATGCAACTGTTTCTACTCCAAAGAAAACTACTGAAGCCCCATTCAGAACCTACCAAGCTTTTATGTGGGCGTTGTACAAATATTTCATTAGCTTTAAAGAAGAACTTACTGAAATTGAAAAATGCATAATCAACAAAG aTAAAACAGTCACACTTTCTATAGTAATAGACAAGTTGTCTCCCCGACTGGCACAGCTGAAGGTACTCCACAAAGTCTTCAGCACAGGAGTAGCAGAAGTGCCACCTGACACCAGAAATGTTGTACGAGCATCTCATCTGCTTAATACTCTCTACAAAGCTATTCTTGAATATGACAGTGTTGGAGAAGCATCCGAGCAAACG gtgtcccttctgttctctctctgggTTGAAACTGTGAGGCCATATTTACAGACAGTGGATGAGTGGATAGTCCATGGTAATTTGTTTGATCCTGCAAAGGAATTTATCATTCAGAG aaacaaaaatgttccaGTTAATCACAGAGATTTTTGGTATGCTACCTACACATTATATAGTGTGTCAGAAAAGACAGAGAATGAAGAGAAGATGAGTGACAATGCCAGTGCCAGTTCTGGCAGTGATCAGGCCCCTTCAAGCAGGCAACATACTATGGTCTCTTTTCTGAAACCGGTTCTAAAGCAAATCATCATGGCTGGAAAATCCATGCAGTTGTTGAAGAATCTTCAATGCAAGGATGGttctcctcagcaagctgcatcAAGAG ATGCTGAAAGAAAGAGTTTGTATACGCTATTCTTGGAATCTGTGCAATCTCGCCTGCGGCATGGGGAAGAATCTGTTCCAGATATTATTACAGAACAACAGGCTACAAAACAGAGCCTGATAAAGATGCAGTCTATAGCAGAAAGACACTTAGAACTGGATGATGTCCATGACCCACTGCTGGCTATTAATTTTGCCAG atTATATTTGGAACAAAGTGACTTTCATGAGAAGTTTACTGGTGGGGACGTCTGTGTGGATAGATCCTCGGAATCAGTGACCTGCCAGACTTTTGAACTGACATTAAGGTCTTGCCTTTATCCTCACATAGACAAGCAATACTTGGAATGTTGTGGTAATCTAATGCAAACTTTAAAGAAGGATTATAG GCTAGTAGAATACTTGCAGGCAATGAGAAACTTTTTCTTACTTGAGGCTGGAGATACTATGTATGATTTCTATACATCCATTTTTGAcaaaattagagaaaaagaaacttgGCAGAACGTTGCTTTCTTAAATGTTCAACTTCAAGAAGCAGTTGGGCAACGCTATCCAGAGGATAGTTCAAG GTTGTCTATATCATTTGAAAATGTTGATACAGCGAAGAAGAAACTCCCTGTTCACACCTTAGATGGTCTGACATTGAGTTATAAG GTTCCTTGGCCTGTGGACATAGTTATAAGCTTAGAATGCCAAAAAATTTACAATCAAGTTTTTCTGCTCTTACTACAGATAAAGTGGGCCAAGTATAGCCTAGATGTTTTACGATTTGATG agCTACTCTGTGCTGCGGAAAACCCACAGGTTAAGGAAGGAACTTTATTAGAACAAGGAACACTTCCTCTGTTTGGACCGCAAGCAGAATGTATAAAACAACAAATACATCGCATGTTCCTCTTAAGAGTGAAACTTATGCATTTTGTTAACAGCCTGCACAACTATATCATGACAAGG ATTCTTCACAGTACAGGCTTGGAGTTTCAGCATCAGGTAGAAGAAGCCAAAGATCTAGATCAGTTGATAAAAATTCATTACAGATATCTATCTACAATCCATGATCGCTGCCTATTGAGAGAAAAG GTGAGCTTTGTGAAAGAAGCTATAATGAAAGTGTTAAATTTAGTATTGATGTTTGCAGATCGTTGGCAGGCTGGTTTGGGGGCTTGGAA GATGGAATCCATAGAGAAGATggaatctgattttaaaaactgTCACATGTTTCTTGTAACTATTCTGAACAAAGCTGTCTGTCGAGGCTCTTTTCCTCATT TGGAATCTTTAGCTTTATCACTGATGGCTGGCATGGAACAAAGTTAA